One region of Hyphomicrobiales bacterium genomic DNA includes:
- a CDS encoding sulfite exporter TauE/SafE family protein — MIDELFRAAFAEFSTVTLILVVLVTLASSAIHGATGVAGGLLLTAALAPIIGVKPIVPMLSIALLISHGARALLNVKEFNRAAYLAVTLPAIPCIIAGALVYGRLTSAVIAILLAAVILVSIPIRRWAQSRAIKANAATLGGIGAVYGGLSGATIGPGLLLIPFLLGYGLSKGAFVATLAVIALTTNVVRLTVFGGTRLLEPHLILLGVLVGLLTIPGNWIGRSFLRRMSLEFHVGLVDILTVIGALNFVWLAYKNW, encoded by the coding sequence GTGATCGACGAGCTGTTCCGCGCGGCGTTCGCCGAATTCTCGACCGTAACCCTCATTCTCGTCGTTCTCGTCACCCTGGCGAGCTCGGCCATCCACGGCGCGACCGGGGTCGCCGGAGGGCTGCTCCTGACCGCCGCTCTCGCCCCGATCATCGGGGTGAAGCCCATCGTGCCGATGCTCTCCATCGCGCTCCTCATCAGCCACGGCGCGCGCGCCCTGCTCAATGTGAAGGAGTTCAACCGCGCTGCCTATCTCGCCGTCACCCTGCCGGCGATCCCGTGCATCATCGCCGGTGCGCTCGTCTATGGGCGTCTCACCTCGGCCGTCATTGCCATATTGCTGGCCGCCGTCATCCTCGTCTCGATCCCCATCCGCCGCTGGGCCCAGTCGCGCGCCATCAAGGCGAATGCCGCCACGCTCGGCGGCATCGGCGCCGTCTATGGCGGCCTGTCGGGCGCCACCATTGGCCCCGGCCTGCTGCTGATCCCGTTCCTGCTCGGCTACGGCCTGAGCAAGGGGGCGTTCGTCGCCACCCTGGCGGTGATCGCGCTGACCACCAATGTCGTGCGCCTGACCGTGTTCGGCGGCACCCGCTTGTTGGAGCCGCATCTTATTCTGCTCGGCGTCCTGGTCGGGCTGTTGACCATTCCCGGCAACTGGATCGGCCGGTCGTTTCTGCGCCGGATGAGCCTTGAGTTTCACGTCGGCCTGGTCGATATTCTGACCGTCATCGGCGCGCTGAATTTTGTCTGGCTTGCCTATAAGAACTGGTGA